A stretch of Gossypium hirsutum isolate 1008001.06 chromosome A06, Gossypium_hirsutum_v2.1, whole genome shotgun sequence DNA encodes these proteins:
- the LOC107962572 gene encoding LOW QUALITY PROTEIN: heparanase-like protein 3 (The sequence of the model RefSeq protein was modified relative to this genomic sequence to represent the inferred CDS: inserted 1 base in 1 codon), producing the protein MGFCFWVCFGYSLLFVSLQAVAAAEGDAIVEGTVYIDGKAPIGTIDDDFVCATLDWWPPEKCDYGTCSWGHAGLLNLDLNNNIFLNAVKAFSPLKIRLGGSLQDKVIYGTDDNQEPCTSFVKDPSEMFGFTKGCLPMKRWXELNAFFAKAGAKIIVGLNALAGKSIKPGGSAVGAWNYTNAESFIRYTVEKNYKIHGWELGNELSGNGVGTRIAVNQYAADTAALQRLVQKIYKDVDLKPLIIAPGGFYESKWFKEFIDKTTTSLDVVTHHIYNLGPGVDTHLIEKILNPSVLDGISGTFSGLHNVIKSSATKAIAWVGEAGGAYNSGRNLVTNAFVFSFWYLDQLGMASKYDTKTYCRQSLIGGNYGLLDTSTFVPNPDYYSALLWHQLMGRNVLSTSFDGTKKIRSYSHCAKQSEGIVVLFINLDKSTTVQAKLAFNSTMTLRHNHESRTLRIQRMSSKKMIIELPQMVDAEIRREEYHLTAKDGNLQSRTMLLNGNILSVDSSGNIPPLKPLYVNSAKPITVEPLSIVFIHLSDVILPACKV; encoded by the exons ATGGgtttttgtttttgggtttgtTTTGGGTATAGCTTGCTTTTTGTAAGTTTACAAGCTGTTGCTGCAGCTGAAGGGGATGCAATTGTTGAGGGTACTGTTTATATTGATGGGAAAGCTCCCATTGGTACCATAGATGATGATTTCGTTTGTGCTACTTTGGATTGGTGGCCTCCTGAGAAATGTGATTATGGAACATGCAGTTGGGGTCATGCTGGACTTCTCAATCTA GATCTTAACAATAATATATTCTTAAATGCCGTGAAAG CTTTTTCACCATTGAAGATTAGATTGGGAGGCTCATTGCAAGATAAGGTCATATATGGTACAGATGACAATCAGGAACCCTGTACTTCATTTGTTAAAGACCCTTCTGAGATGTTTGGTTTTACTAAAGGATGTTTACCCATGAAAAGAT ATGAACTTAATGCCTTCTTTGCAAAAGCAGG GGCTAAGATTATTGTTGGACTAAATGCTCTTGCTGGTAAATCTATAAAGCCTGGTGGTTCAGCTGTAGGAGCTTGGAACTACACCAATGCAGAATCTTTTATACGTTACACTGTTGAAAAGAACTATAAAATCCATGGTTGGGAGCTAG GAAACGAATTGTCCGGGAATGGGGTTGGAACTAGGATTGCAGTTAATCAGTACGCAGCTGATACAGCAGCTCTACAAAGACTAGTGCAAAAGATATACAAGGATGTTGATTTGAAACCCTTGATCATAGCACCCGGTGGGTTCTACGAGTCAAAATGGTTCAAAGAATTCATCGATAAAACAACCACATCCTTAGATGTGGTCACTCACCACATATACAATCTTGGACCAG GAGTCGATACCCACCTTATTGAAAAGATTCTTAACCCTTCTGTTCTTGATGGCATCTCTGGAACATTCAGCGGCCTTCATAACGTCATCAAGAGTTCTGCAACTAAAGCAATTGCCTGGGTGGGAGAGGCAGGAGGAGCTTACAATAGCGGCCGTAATCTTGTTACAAATGCATTTGTGTTCAGTTTCTG GTATTTAGATCAGCTCGGCATGGCGTCAAAGTATGATACAAAAACATACTGCAGACAATCACTGATTGGTGGAAATTATGGTTTACTAGACACCTCCACCTTTGTACCAAATCCAGACTACTATAG TGCTCTTCTTTGGCACCAATTAATGGGAAGAAATGTCCTGTCTACAAGCTTTGATGGGACCAAAAAAATACGCTCCTACAGTCACTGTGCAAAACAATCA GAAGGCATCGTGGTACTATTTATCAACCTTGACAAAAGCACTACTGTCCAAGCTAAACTTGCATTCAATAGTACAATGACCTTGCGACACAATCACGAGTCTCGGACTTTGCGCATTCAGCGCATGTCTTCTAAAAAAATGATTATCGAGCTGCCTCAAATGGTTGATGCTGAAATCAGAAGAGAGGAATACCATCTAACGGCAAAAGATGGAAACTTACAAAGCCGAACCATGCTACTGAATGGAAACATTTTAAGTGTGGATTCATCTGGGAATATACCTCCTCTGAAGCCTTTATATGTAAACTCAGCAAAGCCAATAACGGTCGAACCTTTATCCATTGTGTTCATTCACCTTTCGGATGTTATTCTCCCTGCTTGCAAGGTATAA